GCTGCAGATTCTGCCAGTGGGGGCTGTTCAGTCACTTCTACGCAACCACCAGCTGATTTTCCACTGATCAATAGCCCCTTTGCTTAGCACACACCAGCTAGGCCTCATCTCCACTCTCTAAGCTATAGGCCTGAGGCCCGTGAGCAGTCTTCCCTTGCTCCCTCTCCCGAATGGGGCCCATTGGTCAGGCTTGGGGCAGGCTCCCATGTGCTCTGAGAGCAGCAGCATCCTGCAGCCAGAAGTTAGAGCTGGGGAAGCTCTGCTAACTCCTGTGGGGCAGGCCTGTTttgagggtggggagggcagcATGTATGTCATTGGCTGGGCCATGCCCAGGTGGTGGGGAGCAGATGAGTATGTTAGGGGGTAGGCAAGTGTGGGGTGTTTGCTAGGGCTGGGTGGAGCAGGCAGCATATTGCAGTCTCCCAAGTGCTGCTTGtggctctgtcccagcctctccGGGCTCTGCTGAGGCCCTGAGGGGCTGTTTCAGCCCCTGCATAATGCCCTCTCGCTTTCTCCCTAGCTTCCCTACGAGCTGCAGGACATGGTCAATAAGCACCTGCACAGCACCCAAGAGTCCCcaggccctgggcaggaggctgCACATACCCTGGCCCCATCTGACGTTGTGCCCACCTCAGTTATTGCCAGAGTCCTGGAGAAGCCAGAGTCACTGGTCCTGAACTCTGCCAAGTCCAGCAGCGGCAGCTGTCCCATGGCTGAGGATGTCTTTGTGCACGTGGACATGAGTGGAGCTCTGCTGgacgcctgccccagcccagggctgcctgggaaggagagaggggaagtGGGGAAGCAGCAGAACGGGGGCTGCAAGCCACAGAGCAGTGTGGAGAGCCTGTCAGAAGAGGTGCCTGCCTTCGAGAAGCTGAGCCCTTACcccactccctctcctccccaccccatgtacCCAGGGCGTAAGGTGATTGAGTTCTCTGAGGACAAGGTGAGGATCCCAAAGAACAGCCCACTGCCCAACTGCACCTATGCCACGCGGCAGGCCATCTCCCTGAGCCTGGTGCAGGGCGAGGACGAGAGCAGTGACCGGCACCGGACGCTCCCTAACAGCCCTGTCTCAGAGGGCCGCCACTCAGCCTCCAGCTGCTCCTACCAGCCATCTCCCAAGGCGGCTCGGGCACACGGCTCCTCGCAGAGCAGCCCTTTCAGCAGCCCACCCCAGATCCCCAGCGCCTTCGCCAGCTCGGCCAGCTCGGAGGAGGACCTCCTGGCCAACTGGCAGCGGATGTTTGTGGACAAGGCGCCCCCCACTTCAGAGCAGGTGCTGGTGAGCCGCACCTCCTTCAGCCGTGACATGGCCCCGGAGCTCCAGAAGCGATTCAGCCGCTCCAtgcaggagctgggcagggcgGCCTCGGCCTACTCGGACGGCGAGGAGTCTGCGCAGAGCTGCAGCTGGACCGTGAGCCGGGACTCGAGTGTGGACACAGACAGCACTGAGTCCCGAGCCCGCAGGAGCCATTTCTCCTCCGACTACGGCATGGACTTTTCCCAGGATGAAGCCCGGAAGCTGCTCCAGGGCAGTGGCGGGGGCACCGCTGAGCCCAGCAGTCCCCCGCCAGAGAAGCACAAGGACTATGTGGACCTGGGCTCACCTGGGAGCCCGGCTGAGGAAAGggaaatgctgctgcaagcaaGCAAGGAGAGCAGCCCAGGGGGAGCCCTGGAGGAGAGCGGGGAATGCAGGAGCAAGCCTCCCTCAGGGCGGCCACACCGCAGCCCCAAGAGGATGGGTGTCCACCATCTCCATCGCAAGGACAGCCTGACACAGGCCCAGGAGCAAGGCAACCTGCTCAACTGAGGCTCGGCAGGGAGCAGCACCCCAGGGCAGTGCTGTAGCTGCCTCACCACTCACAGGGTTGGTGTCCCCGGCACCACACAtgccccagggggctgcaggctccgCTCCCACCTTATATTTATTCTGGTTTTGATACCCTGAGGCGCCAGGATCTTGCCGGCGTTCCGCACCCACCACACCAGAACACACACTTGAGGCCTCGCTCGGCCTGGCATGCATGCCCATGCCTGTGCTCACCACTCGTCTGGTGCCTGCCCTCACACTCAATCTTACAGCCCCACCCTGGGGCCCATGCCCTTACTCACCCTggggcctgggcctgccctcaCACTCTCATGCTCACAACCTTGCCCTGGTGCCCATGCCCCCATGCTCTCATTTTTAGGCTGATGCCCATGGCCCTGGGTGCACTTGTGCTGGTGCCCATGGCTGCTCTGTTCCTATCTTTCAACTTGTACCAACAAGTAGAAACTCTTTGCCCTGGTCTTGTCTGACCCCCGTGAAGCCCTGCAGGCTGAGTGGGGCATGAGGGCTGCCTTGGGGGGTGGGTGCTCCTTGCCGCCTGGCCCcctgctgtgggtcaggagcATTGAGTTGGGGACGGTTGTTTTGCTATTTTTTGTCCCCCCCTGCTGCCATGTTGATCTCTGTGGAAACCAGCTGGCAGTCGTGGCTGGCTCTCCCTTAAAGCTTCCTCTGCAGATCCCTGCTGCTTAGCTCATGGGCCTGGCCCAACACGTGGCTCATGCAGAGGCAATGCCCTGGGAGAGCCCCAGTTCCCTCTGCCGTGGGACTGGGCCAGAGCTGCCCCCGGCAGTTGCTCAGCGAGGCTGGCCTGCAGAGTTCCCATGGCAGTGGTTTCTGTGCTGGGGGTTGGATTGTGTTTGTCTCTCCCCATCTCTGGGTGCTGTTGCACTGGCCTGGCTCGTGTTTGACTGGTGCTGATTCTCTGCTCCCGGGTCTTCCtctcatttttcttctttccaggcctttgcttttaaaatgttttgtttttctcttcctgcaTAAATGAACAAAGCAGCTGACAGACAATCCATTGTCTGCCCAGAGGTCTGGGGTGAGGTCCTGCCCTAGGAGCCACCGGCtcccccttcccatcctggcCTTTCTACTCCAGCAGAGCCATATGGACTCCAGGGCAGGATTTTACCCCAGGAGAGCAATACATGAAAGATCATAGCAAGCTGCCTCTGGGCAGGGCCCCAGCAAGGGctctggggagagagggagacctCCTGAGGAGCAGGGCTTATCGCTGCTGTGTGCAGACATGGTACCTCATGGCTCAGCAGTGGCCCTTTGGGGAGGCCCCTGTGCATGTGCACCCCTTCCTctggctgggtcccaggctggctcTGGTGCCCTTCCAAGGCCTCTCCACTGGTGGGGCTGGAGTTGTGTGTTTGATTTTCCTTGTGTTCAGTGTTGGTACGATTTTCCTTTTCAGTGTTTATGTGCTCAGTGTccctggggcggggaaggggagaagTCAGGAGTGTAGATATTTTATTTGGGAGATAGAGCCCCAGTATCTAGTTATGAGTTTCCTAACCTGCCCTTGCCTATCTGGATTTTTACTTCTCCACCCTGAAGGTGTAACCCAGCACACTGGCATGGTCCCTATGCTGCTCCCTTGGGCCGGGGGACCCCTTCCCTTGGCTGTGGTGTGTTAAGCTAGAGCTGTAGTGTCCTCCTTCAGTGAGAGCgagctgctgctctgtgcttCGCTATGTATGGAGGGTGCAGCCTCTCTCTGCAGGAAGGAAGCTCCCATTCAAACTCCCAGCAAGAGATGCTGCCCTGGGACAGTGTCCCTCCCTAAGCCCCTCCATTTGTGGCTGGTGGCAGCCAGGGCCAAAGCTTTGCTCTCAGCTCCAGCCTGGAGGCTGCAGGGCATGTGAaagcagggctgtccttaggcatatgcagctgcgtagggcaccatgaaatttggggcactaAATTGCctcaaatttcatggtgccctaggcagctgcgtgctgcaaACGCGTGGcagcaccagccctggcgaccagCCCTACCCCCGGCCGGCCCCCCCATGGGCTGCGCCCACTGCAAGGGGCGGGGCCGTCCCTAGGGGAGTATGGCCCCGGACAACTCCCTCCGCCCcacctcttaccctcccccccccgctccgccccggcccagccccattccacctcttcccccagcgaccTTGCACTCACCTGCAGTGACGGGAAGCggagcaacctggccccagcccgctctactccgtcagctcccagctgcattgctccgcttcctgccgccagtgagtgcggggaggttggggaaaggattgCCCCCCACATTCaccggtggcgggaagcggagtgATGCGGCCCCAGTGCGCTCCGCTTCCCtttccccggccccagccgtgttgctggggtgtgtgtgtggggagttagGGAAAggttctcttcttctcttcccccccccccccccccggactcaccggtggtggggagctggcagagtagagcaggatggggctgggctgctccgcttcccgctgctgccggtgagtgggggatcccttcccccaagcgacagggccggggcaggggaagcggagcgggctgctcccagccccccgctaatcccccgggccactctgggcctgtggggcccccaaaagtgccccccctcagctcctgcctcccaaaccctgggggggggagtcctggggccccacacagcccccctgcgggggcggggaggctgcgtagggcacccaaatggctagggatggccctgtgtGAAAGGAGCTGTTCCCTCTCCTTGTGCCTTGGCCCAGCCCGTGGCTGCTTCCTGTGTGGATAGGTTTGGGCAATCTGGTCACAGCGGCTGCCTGTGCACTTGCCTTGTTCCTGGCCACTCAGCTCAGCTTGGAGCTGAGGCGGGACTCAGTATTTCAGCACAGCTGCCCTAACAAATTGGTGCTAATGGTGGGAGCCTCTCCTCAACCTGCAAGGTACTaatcctctgtgtgtgtgcgggggctgggggggagggagctctgcccagcccagctcctctctctcctgtAGCCTCGTTGCAGTGCTGAGGTCcaagctgctgcttcctcccaccccatcttCATGCCCCAGCCACAGGGCCTCTCCTGTTGATTGGGCTCCTGTACCTTGTCAGCACAGCTTGACTACAAGCCTCCTGGGCTGCGTGGTGGCCTCACTTGTATGTCTTGAGCTGCAAGCTGCTGGGAGCATGAGGCTGGCCTGGGCTGTGTCTGGTCCTTGAGCTGGTTAATATAGGTGGGTCTGATCACCTCCA
This genomic window from Emys orbicularis isolate rEmyOrb1 chromosome 3, rEmyOrb1.hap1, whole genome shotgun sequence contains:
- the TJAP1 gene encoding tight junction-associated protein 1 is translated as MTSTAPSKKPYRKAPPQHREIRHDLPILRDDQDGVILAEQSQEPLTDAERMKLLQHENEELRRRLAYVTNKMEAMERELESGQDYLELELGQNREELEKFKDKFRRLQNSYTASQRTNQDLEEKLHTLASLSQSWIFAIKKAEMDRKTLDWEIVELTNKLLDAKTTINKLEELNERYRQDCNLAVQLLKCNKSHFRNHKFADLPYELQDMVNKHLHSTQESPGPGQEAAHTLAPSDVVPTSVIARVLEKPESLVLNSAKSSSGSCPMAEDVFVHVDMSGALLDACPSPGLPGKERGEVGKQQNGGCKPQSSVESLSEEVPAFEKLSPYPTPSPPHPMYPGRKVIEFSEDKVRIPKNSPLPNCTYATRQAISLSLVQGEDESSDRHRTLPNSPVSEGRHSASSCSYQPSPKAARAHGSSQSSPFSSPPQIPSAFASSASSEEDLLANWQRMFVDKAPPTSEQVLVSRTSFSRDMAPELQKRFSRSMQELGRAASAYSDGEESAQSCSWTVSRDSSVDTDSTESRARRSHFSSDYGMDFSQDEARKLLQGSGGGTAEPSSPPPEKHKDYVDLGSPGSPAEEREMLLQASKESSPGGALEESGECRSKPPSGRPHRSPKRMGVHHLHRKDSLTQAQEQGNLLN